From one Streptomyces chromofuscus genomic stretch:
- a CDS encoding response regulator transcription factor → MTAIRVLLVDDDPLVRAGLSFMMGGADDIRIVGEAADGGEVEALVDRTRPDVVLMDIRMPTVDGLTATERLRARPDGPQVVVLTTFHADDQVLRALRAGAAGFVLKDTPPAEIVDAVRRVAAGDPVLSPAVTRQLMEHAAGGAADTRRARARERVAALNEREREVAVTVGRGLSNAEIATELFMSVATVKTHVSRILAKLDLNNRVQIALLAYDAGLLEGDGH, encoded by the coding sequence ATGACTGCGATCAGAGTGCTGCTCGTCGACGACGACCCCCTGGTGCGGGCCGGGCTGTCCTTCATGATGGGCGGCGCCGACGACATCCGGATCGTCGGCGAGGCCGCCGACGGCGGGGAGGTCGAGGCGCTCGTCGACCGCACCCGACCGGACGTCGTCCTGATGGACATCCGGATGCCGACGGTCGACGGCCTCACCGCCACGGAACGGCTGCGCGCCCGCCCGGACGGCCCGCAGGTCGTCGTCCTGACCACCTTCCACGCCGACGACCAGGTGCTGCGGGCGCTGCGCGCGGGAGCCGCCGGATTCGTGCTGAAGGACACCCCGCCCGCCGAGATCGTCGACGCCGTGCGCCGCGTCGCCGCCGGTGACCCGGTGCTGTCGCCCGCCGTCACCCGCCAGTTGATGGAGCACGCGGCCGGCGGCGCCGCCGACACCCGGCGCGCCCGCGCGCGGGAGCGCGTCGCCGCCCTCAACGAACGCGAACGCGAGGTCGCCGTCACGGTCGGCCGGGGCCTGTCCAACGCCGAGATCGCGACGGAGCTGTTCATGAGCGTGGCCACCGTCAAGACCCATGTCTCCCGCATCCTCGCCAAGCTCGACCTCAACAACCGCGTGCAGATCGCCCTGTTGGCGTACGACGCGGGTCTGCTGGAAGGGGACGGGCACTAG
- a CDS encoding cytochrome P450 family protein, which yields MADVVDLGEYGADFLTDPHPVYAQLRARGPVHRVRLPGHEAHRVAWLVVGYEEARAALADPRLSKDGAGIGMTFLDEELIGQYLLAADPPQHTRLRGLVSRAFTARRVAALRPRIQQITGELLDTMLPHGRADLVESFSYPLPITVICELLGVPELDRAAFRAMSTEVVAPTDGDREYEAVVALGEYLTELIEDKRCAGPADDLLSDLIRTTAEDGDRLSPTELRGMAYILLIAGHETTVNLLTNGVYALLTHPGQLAALRADMGLLDGAIEEMLRYEGPVETATFRYAAEPLEIAGVPVEKGETVLVGLTAADHDEARYRDPHRFDIRRDPRPHLAFGHGIHYCLGAPLARLEARIALRTLLERAPDLALEGPPGPYLPGMLMRGMRSLPMRW from the coding sequence ATGGCGGACGTGGTCGACCTGGGGGAGTACGGCGCTGACTTCCTGACCGACCCGCACCCGGTGTACGCGCAGCTGCGCGCCCGCGGGCCGGTGCACCGGGTGAGGCTGCCGGGGCACGAGGCGCATCGCGTGGCCTGGCTCGTGGTGGGGTACGAGGAGGCGCGCGCCGCGCTCGCCGACCCGCGGCTGTCCAAGGACGGCGCCGGGATCGGCATGACCTTCCTCGACGAGGAGCTGATCGGTCAGTACCTGCTGGCCGCCGACCCGCCGCAGCACACACGGCTGCGCGGCCTGGTCTCACGCGCGTTCACCGCCCGCCGGGTGGCGGCGCTGCGACCCAGGATCCAGCAGATCACCGGCGAACTGCTCGACACGATGCTCCCGCACGGCCGCGCCGACCTCGTGGAGTCGTTCTCGTACCCGCTGCCGATCACCGTGATCTGCGAACTGCTGGGCGTGCCCGAGCTGGACCGGGCCGCGTTCCGCGCGATGTCGACGGAGGTGGTCGCGCCCACCGACGGCGACCGGGAGTACGAGGCCGTCGTGGCCCTCGGCGAGTACCTCACCGAGCTGATCGAGGACAAGCGCTGCGCCGGACCGGCCGACGACCTGCTCAGCGACCTGATCCGCACCACCGCCGAGGACGGCGACCGGCTCTCCCCCACGGAGCTGCGCGGCATGGCGTACATCCTGCTGATCGCCGGCCACGAGACGACCGTCAACCTGCTCACCAACGGCGTGTACGCCCTGCTCACCCATCCCGGCCAGCTCGCCGCGCTGCGCGCCGACATGGGTCTGCTCGACGGCGCGATCGAGGAGATGCTGCGCTACGAGGGTCCGGTGGAGACGGCGACGTTCCGGTACGCGGCCGAGCCCCTGGAGATCGCGGGCGTGCCCGTGGAGAAGGGCGAGACCGTGCTGGTCGGCCTCACCGCGGCCGACCACGACGAGGCCCGCTACCGGGACCCGCACCGCTTCGACATACGCCGCGACCCCCGCCCCCACCTCGCGTTCGGGCACGGCATCCACTACTGCCTGGGGGCACCCCTGGCCCGCCTCGAAGCCCGCATCGCACTGAGGACCCTCCTGGAGCGCGCCCCGGACCTGGCGTTGGAGGGCCCGCCGGGCCCCTACTTGCCGGGCATGCTGATGCGCGGGATGCGCAGTCTGCCGATGCGCTGGTAG
- a CDS encoding sensor histidine kinase, which translates to MSTVTDDRAIPAAAAFEGRRWLLPSALVHALDPDTGRPGRRPRRTARDWIVDFSCFHLAAVVGLLAADSMTPENTPPALLVVDQWLGALSCAAVWLRRRWPVGLAVAMLPVGLVSNTAGGAGLVAFFTLAVHRPFRHVAWIGGISLALIPVFFWLRPEPEMPYVVAVAFTALLSVCVIGWGLLVRSHRRLMFSLRDRARRAEREAHLRAERAQRLAREAMAREMHDVLAHRLTLLSVHAGALEFRPDAPREEMARAAGVIRESAHEALQDLREIIGVLRAGEPDDAGRPQPSLAALDALVAASREAGTEVALDLRVTDPAAVPAAAGRTAYRIVQECLTNARKHAPGSEVTVSVTGTPGEGLTILVRNPAAEGDVPHVPGSGQGLIGLTERATLAGGRLEHGACEDGGFEVRAWLPWGAHGP; encoded by the coding sequence TTGTCGACCGTGACAGACGACAGGGCGATACCGGCGGCAGCGGCGTTCGAGGGGCGCCGGTGGCTCCTGCCGTCCGCGCTGGTCCACGCGCTCGACCCGGACACCGGACGGCCCGGCCGACGGCCCCGGCGCACCGCGCGCGACTGGATCGTCGACTTCTCCTGCTTCCACCTGGCCGCCGTCGTCGGCCTGCTGGCCGCGGACTCCATGACCCCCGAGAACACCCCGCCCGCCCTCCTGGTCGTCGACCAGTGGCTCGGCGCCCTGTCCTGCGCGGCGGTGTGGCTGCGCCGCCGGTGGCCGGTCGGGCTCGCGGTCGCGATGCTCCCCGTCGGCCTCGTCTCCAACACCGCGGGCGGCGCCGGCCTGGTCGCCTTCTTCACGCTCGCGGTGCACCGGCCCTTCCGCCACGTGGCCTGGATCGGCGGCATCTCCCTCGCCCTGATCCCGGTCTTTTTCTGGCTGCGCCCCGAACCCGAGATGCCCTATGTGGTGGCCGTCGCGTTCACCGCGCTGCTCAGCGTCTGCGTCATCGGCTGGGGCCTGCTCGTACGCTCCCACCGCCGGCTGATGTTCAGTCTGCGCGATCGCGCCCGGCGCGCCGAGAGGGAGGCGCATCTGCGCGCCGAGCGGGCACAGCGACTCGCGCGCGAGGCGATGGCCCGCGAGATGCACGACGTGCTGGCGCACCGGCTGACGCTGCTGAGCGTGCACGCCGGCGCGTTGGAGTTCCGGCCCGACGCGCCCCGCGAGGAGATGGCGCGGGCGGCCGGTGTCATCCGGGAGAGCGCGCACGAGGCGCTCCAGGACCTGCGGGAGATCATCGGGGTGCTGCGGGCGGGAGAGCCCGACGACGCCGGCCGCCCCCAGCCCTCGCTCGCCGCCCTCGACGCGCTGGTCGCCGCGTCGCGCGAGGCCGGCACCGAGGTGGCCCTCGACCTGCGGGTCACCGACCCGGCCGCCGTCCCCGCCGCTGCCGGCCGCACCGCCTACCGCATCGTCCAGGAGTGCCTGACCAACGCCCGCAAGCACGCCCCCGGCAGCGAGGTCACGGTGTCGGTGACGGGCACGCCGGGCGAGGGCCTGACGATTCTGGTGCGCAACCCCGCGGCCGAGGGCGACGTCCCGCACGTCCCGGGCTCCGGGCAGGGCCTGATCGGCCTGACCGAGCGCGCCACGCTGGCCGGGGGACGGCTGGAGCACGGGGCATGCGAGGACGGCGGCTTCGAGGTGCGGGCCTGGCTGCCGTGGGGCGCGCACGGCCCGTGA